The nucleotide sequence ACATCTCCGAGCACATCGCCTTGCACGCGCTCTGGCCGCTGGATGTCGCGTTTGTGCCCATTGGTGAGTTCTACGACCCCCTTCGTCGCTGCGAGATGtagggggagaagggggtggagaAGTGGTgatgtctctctctgcgtgtacGTGCCGTTGAGTGTGCCCATGAGTGAGGCGCATGATGatgaagcgcgtgcgcggtggaCCGAAGTGGCAGAGTGGAAACGAAGGACGAAGAGGttgtggtgatggtggtagGGAGCGCAgcttgtgcgtgcggtgGGACCCTCTGTGTCTCGCTGCTCGGAAACGGAGGGTGATGGTCGCGGTCGGCGTGCCGCGGTGTTTGCACCACCGTCGTGATATGagtgtggatgtgtgtgccggtggaCCGGAGACACACACCTTCCGCTCACCCGCGAATCCTCTcttccaccccctctcttgcTCGCCGCCCTTCGCTTTCTTTCTTCCGTTTAGTGATGATGACAGCACGCGGCTTTCGATTCGCCTACACGGACAGCTCGCAGAAACAAGACAGCGTTGGGAGAAAAACGTCGAAGGCGTCTTTGCTGTCCTTCGGCCCTCTCCTTGCTGCCCGCTGCTCTCTGGCCGGTgagtgggtggtggtggtggtggggggggtgcacAAGGAGGGGTGACTCTTTGTGCCCCGCTGCTCAGTTTGCTTCCTTATCCGTGCATCACATGCCCCTTGAGTGCGCGGTAACTCGGGTCGGGTGCGGAAAGCTGCTCTTTCGATGTGCGCGGGTAAAGGCCTGAGCCTCCTTCTtcctctgtgtctgtgtcttcCTTACCGGCTTGTCtctcactttttttttgtttcacatccctccctctttcatGCCCTGTTGTCGTCACCcttgcctgtgtgtgcgtgcgttgggTGTCTCTGAGAGCTGCGCGTCAACGCTGATGCGCACACTGCTTTCTCTTCGCCCTCTTGTTGCTCTGCGACTCTCTTTATCGCGCgaacacatacacatgcacaagTACATTGCCGGTGCTCACGTGCATCTCATGACACGTTTTATTCCTGTCACTACTCCTCTTTTTCACGCCAACACTGTCGGCGTGTGTGAGCTGACGTGCTTACACACACAGATCAGGCCACTGACTTCTCttgcctcttcctcctcctcacccaCCAATGGGCAGATATTTCTGCTTCGATGTTTTCTTGATTTCCGTGTTCTCTGTGGTGAGTgccagcagcgcagccgccagGCCCCCCCCCATCGTTTTCAGCTCTTCTCCTTATCAGAGTAGAGTCAAGGCAGGCGCTCACAACACCATCGCCCCCTCGTTTTATCCGTTTTTCTACTGCGCATAAATACGCTTCTGGCGGCAGAGCACAGGAGACCCTTGCGTAGAGCCGAAGGGCTGCGGGTACAGCGGCGGGCGTGCCGCGCACTCGATCTCTGACTCTCTTCACGTGTCTTTTGATAGCGTttgcgggggggggggaaggtgCCTGCCGCTGGATCGCAGTACTTGACACAGTACTCTGCACTTCACTGCTCCTCatcccctttccttctcgtCTTCTTTCCGCTAGAGCTGCAACGCTCTCCtgacgggggaggggacggcacaccgcgcagcgcgtggtATTTCAGGGGTCTGCACCCCATTGTGTGGGGAGGCGAGGCAGCCCCCACTACCCCTGCCAATGCACAagcacctctggtggtgacagggtcaggtgCCTGCGACGaagggaggtcagagcgatgcatggctgctgatgccggcgctcaggccctggatggcgttgcgtgggggcgacctgcgacggTGAACGCGTCTGTGCAGCCCATATGGCCAGGCAGCGTGTGAGCGTGACTGGAGTGCTGCACCTCATGCGCCCCTCGCTGgccactggtgtggggagcctgagccacCCCGCGGCGGGatgcgcgaggtggcgaccggcataGTGGGGGCAACTGTGGTGCTgactgcgaggcggcgggtgGGTAGAGCTTGAGGGCagggggccgtgctcggatggctgggtcggcgcacgaCTGTGATGCGTGTCGAGTGCTGCTTCGCGCGACGCGATGGGCCTGCGACATGCCGGGCGAGTAGGGTGGGCCTGCACCCATGTAGTCTAGCAGTGCATGAAggcacagaaaaagaaaagtaTGCGAGACACATGCGCTTCTCTTCGTGTGAGTGCGCTTTCGCCAGAGATAGAGTCGCGTtgttatatatatatatattggTTTTACGACcgcgcgcctcgccgcctcGTTGCTCTCTCTCGATGTCCACACTACCGTCCTCCTGCACACatgctctttttttcctcctcgtcggaCACCCTCCACACGCTCGTACACGTGTGCTCGCACGCGCCTATCTGGGACGAAGTCAAGGGtacccctccctcaccctcacccacAGACATATTTCACCGAAGGCTGAGAGAGAGCCGCGCACCAACATTTAcgttattattattttttttttcgtcttctcCAGAGCGCAGTAAACACAAAATGGTGAAAGCGAACTCCGGGGCGGAGAACATCCGCGTCGTcatccgctgccgcgacaTCCTCCCgtacgaggcggagcgcggtGACAAGGCGCTCGTTCGCCTCGATCTGGCAACGAAccaggtggtggtgcagcaccccatcggcgacgccgatgtGTTTGCCTTCGACGCCGTCTACAACAACTCCTTCACCCAGCGCGACATCTTCctgcaggaggtgcagccTCTGGCGGATGCGGTGCTGCAAGGCTACAACGCTACCGTCTTCGCCTACGGTCAATCCGGGTCCGGTAAGACGCACACGATGACAGGTAAGCTGAGCCAGCGGAACATGTGGGGTATGATGCCGCAGGTAGTCGACTACCTCTTCTCCGAGATCAAGAAGCTCACATCGTCCACGAAGACCTTTAAGGTGAAGGTGTCCTACGTGGAGCTGTACAACGGCAAGTCACGCGACTTGCTCTCCTCGAAGCAGGTAAACCTGGAGATCAAGCAGAACACGTCCAAGAACTTCTACGTGAAGGGTGCGGAGATGCCAGAGGTGACTAGCTTCGAGGATGCCATCAAATGGTTCAACGCTGGCACGGAGAGGCGGCAGACGGCCTCGACCGACCTAAATGACACAAGCAGCCGCAGTCACTCACTCTTCACAGTGCAGATTGAGCACTTCGACTTCGAGAACGACCCGAGCTCGCCAATCGTCATGACGAGCAAGATCAATGTGGTCGACTTGGCCGGGTCGGAGAAGCTCAGCAAGACGAACGCAACTGGCGAGACGGCAAAAGAAGGGTGCAACATCAACCTGTCCCTGTCCGCGCTGGCCACGGTGATCGACACAATCGTGAAGGGGGCAAAGCACATCCCATACCGCGGCTCACCGCTGACGATGCTGCTGAAGGACTCCCTGGGCGGTAATGCCAAGACAGTGATGTTCGCGAACGTCGGCCCCTCCGATAAGAACCTGTCCGAGACGATTTCGACGCTCCGGTTTGCGCTGCGCGCAAAGCAGATCGAAAACAAGCCCATCAAGAACATGGACCCAAAGGATGCCCGCATCCAGGACCTGATGGAGCAGATCGAAGAGCTTAAGAAGCGGCTGGGCAACGTAGACCTCAACGTGGAGGACagcctgcgccagcgcatcgAGGAGCTCGAGGTCGAGAACTCCGAccttcgcggcggcagcgagaagAACAGCATCGAACTTGAGGAGCGGAACCGCTTCCTGCTGGCTCAGAtcgaggagaaagagaaggaggtggtggagcggcagcacgagaTTCGAAAAGAGATGGAGCGGCGTGAGCTTGTGGAGTCGAACCTGTCGAACGAGTCCAGCCGGCTGCGCGATCTACGGCTTGCCAATGTCAACTTCCtcaagcgtgtgtgcaccgatgagcagctggagcagaTTCGGATGCACATGTCGCCTGACAAGGCAGCCAAGAAAAAATCAGACGAGTGGGACGTGAAAGAGATCGGCTTCTATCTCCATGGCTTTGCCGAGCAGTACGAGCAGTGGCGGAAGGTGACGTACACACAGGAGGACATGGAGAAGTACGCTCGGCGCGCGATGGCGGAACTGGAGAGAcagacgcagcgccagctgaacgacgccgcgcacgcgaagGAAGACTTGCAGCGTCAGcgggacgaggaggcggcgcgccgcaccgctgagCAAGGCGCCACATCGCAGCTCAAGGTAGATCTCAACGCCTTACGAGAGGAGAACGTCAAGCTGCGGGAGAAGATCGAGCGCGATCAAGAGAAGATCAAGGTGAAGCTGGCCAAGGCGAAGGATGAGATaaaggcgctgcaggatcAGGTCGAGTCAGCAAAGTCGAAAGTCACCGAGAAGGAGCGCGAAGTGAAGCGGTTGCGGCTgatgctggaggagcaggggGGTGCTAGCATTGTtagcgccgccggcggtcCGCGCAGGTCGCTCAGCGCTCCTGGGCAAGACCCAACGGAGTGGGGCAACGGAGGGGAGCGTGCTGCCATAATGCGTGAGTTagaggcggcgcgccacgCCAAGTCCGTGCTCGAGAACCGCATCAAGGAGACGAACGTGTCcctgcgccgcttcggcaTCTGCATCGCCGACCCGCAGAGCCTCGAGGGCGCAGAGGCGACCACCGCGAACGAGGTGCAGGCGTTTGTGCTGGCGGCGACCGAGGAGGAGCCAGTCGACGGTGACGTAgtagcgcagctgcagcagcagctgcgcaccaaGCAGCGCCTCGCAGAGCTCATGCATCAGCACCAGATGCGGCTCAATGACATGATCTGCAAGTACGAACTCCTCAAGACCGGCCATGTTACAGCGTACTCGGCGGCGACAGGTAGCGcggccgctggtgctgtctCTGCGGGTGTCGCCCAAGGGATACCGGCCGATATGAACGGCATCGGCGGCATCGATGAAGCCACCGCCAACCAGGTgagggagctgctgcagcgcaaggaGGACCAGatggaggcgatgcggctggAGAAGGACCAGGCCTGCGACAAGCTCGTCAAGAAGCTGAACAAGTCGGAGCGCAAGCTGCGGGAGCTGGAGTCtatgctggaggaggagcgcacgcaGTTCACCGAGGAGAAGGCCGAGATGACGAAGGAGGTGGCCGAGCTGCAGAGCTACAACCAGCAGCTCGCCCTCGAGCTCGAGAACGCGCGCAGCCAACTCGAGTTTGTCAAGGCG is from Leishmania infantum JPCM5 genome chromosome 32 and encodes:
- a CDS encoding putative OSM3-like kinesin, with the protein product MVKANSGAENIRVVIRCRDILPYEAERGDKALVRLDLATNQVVVQHPIGDADVFAFDAVYNNSFTQRDIFLQEVQPLADAVLQGYNATVFAYGQSGSGKTHTMTGKLSQRNMWGMMPQVVDYLFSEIKKLTSSTKTFKVKVSYVELYNGKSRDLLSSKQVNLEIKQNTSKNFYVKGAEMPEVTSFEDAIKWFNAGTERRQTASTDLNDTSSRSHSLFTVQIEHFDFENDPSSPIVMTSKINVVDLAGSEKLSKTNATGETAKEGCNINLSLSALATVIDTIVKGAKHIPYRGSPLTMLLKDSLGGNAKTVMFANVGPSDKNLSETISTLRFALRAKQIENKPIKNMDPKDARIQDLMEQIEELKKRLGNVDLNVEDSLRQRIEELEVENSDLRGGSEKNSIELEERNRFLLAQIEEKEKEVVERQHEIRKEMERRELVESNLSNESSRLRDLRLANVNFLKRVCTDEQLEQIRMHMSPDKAAKKKSDEWDVKEIGFYLHGFAEQYEQWRKVTYTQEDMEKYARRAMAELERQTQRQLNDAAHAKEDLQRQRDEEAARRTAEQGATSQLKVDLNALREENVKLREKIERDQEKIKVKLAKAKDEIKALQDQVESAKSKVTEKEREVKRLRLMLEEQGGASIVSAAGGPRRSLSAPGQDPTEWGNGGERAAIMRELEAARHAKSVLENRIKETNVSLRRFGICIADPQSLEGAEATTANEVQAFVLAATEEEPVDGDVVAQLQQQLRTKQRLAELMHQHQMRLNDMICKYELLKTGHVTAYSAATGSAAAGAVSAGVAQGIPADMNGIGGIDEATANQVRELLQRKEDQMEAMRLEKDQACDKLVKKLNKSERKLRELESMLEEERTQFTEEKAEMTKEVAELQSYNQQLALELENARSQLEFVKAEMASAVRAKESEVDYYKTQVEEANQRLDDIRNTAAEFEEQRKSYQRLQEQVARTEDALAIKNEELESNRQMVQWSNRQLEKEKQKNDELEQALQDKQLELRQQEQNFHAEMADRLNALAASNNRRLAENAAQCEERINEERMKEKALQKKIKNAKTTASKAAQRYDEMILENEALLSKLEELKVTSMKMYLERQESQREQDYRPGNTIRSRGL